Proteins encoded together in one Spirochaeta cellobiosiphila DSM 17781 window:
- a CDS encoding regulatory protein RecX, producing the protein MDIDKEIYNRAIDLLARREESRKTLMLKLMKRNYEILNIEPILDKLEDKGYLNNRRYAEEWVRTRLIKTAEAPNVLISSLVVRGISEAIAREVVNDAVNAIGYEVLLEKAAKKVLKKSTITKDKFIAALVRKGFSLSSIKSYIYELNLFC; encoded by the coding sequence TTGGACATAGATAAGGAAATATATAATCGGGCCATAGATTTATTAGCACGAAGAGAAGAATCCAGAAAGACCCTTATGTTAAAGCTAATGAAACGTAATTATGAAATTCTCAATATAGAACCTATCCTTGATAAATTAGAGGATAAGGGATATCTTAATAACCGACGATATGCTGAAGAATGGGTTAGGACTAGGTTAATAAAAACAGCAGAAGCTCCGAATGTTTTAATCAGTTCTTTGGTAGTAAGAGGTATTAGTGAGGCTATTGCCAGAGAAGTCGTAAATGATGCTGTTAATGCTATAGGTTACGAAGTACTTCTCGAAAAAGCGGCTAAAAAAGTATTAAAAAAAAGTACCATAACGAAAGATAAATTTATTGCCGCTCTTGTTAGAAAAGGTTTCTCAT